A stretch of the Arvicola amphibius chromosome 8, mArvAmp1.2, whole genome shotgun sequence genome encodes the following:
- the LOC119821758 gene encoding T-cell-interacting, activating receptor on myeloid cells protein 1-like — protein MIPRLLSLLCLRLCVGQTDTPDNGPPPKTSLSAWPSSVLPTKSSVTMQCRSPTPSEFFILKKEGLVFDSKKTNYLTEMTEFHIPELQQNDGGHYTCESHSKWSNGISSQPSDALLLLVTGYLPKPSLQAYHWGTVTAGSKVTLQCQKAGNVLGPISFALLKEGCSSPVQMRSSVGTVLDFSLQNVTARDSGKYSCVYYQPKARYRASAPSNPLEISVTELPDSMTEGYTPPESLTEGYVMSNLIRLGLAAVIVLIMGGFLVEAWHSQRLSPNRPW, from the exons ATGATCCCTaggcttctttcccttctctgcctcc GGCTGTGTGTTGGGCAAACAGACACTCCTGACAATG GGCCCCCTCCCAAGACCAGCCTCAGCGCTTGGCCCAGTTCAGTGCTTCCCACCAAGAGCAGTGTGACAATGCAATGTAGGAGCCCCACCCCAAGTGAATTCTTCATCCTCAAAAAGGAAGGGCTTGTTTTTGATTCTAAGAAGACAAATTATTTGACAGAGATGACTGAGTTTCATATCCCTGAGCTACAACAGAATGATGGAGGACACTACACCTGTGAATCCCATAGCAAATGGTCCAATGGCATATCATCACAGCCCAGTGATGCCCTTCTCCTATTGGTCACAG GATACTTGCCTAAACCTTCCCTCCAAGCCTACCATTGGGGCACAGTGACTGCGGGAAGCAAGGTGACATTGCAGTGTCAGAAGGCAGGCAATGTGCTTGGACCCATAAGCTTTGCCTTGCTGAAGGAGGGATGCTCATCTCCTGTGCAGATGAGGAGCTCAGTGGGAACGGTGCTAGACTTCTCTCTTCAGAATGTGACAGCCAGAGACTCGGGGAAATACAGTTGTGTGTACTACCAGCCAAAGGCTCGCTATCGGGCCTCAGCCCCCAGCAATCCCCTTGAGATCTCCGTGACAG AGTTACCAGATTCCATGACAGAAGGCTACACACCCCCAGAATCCTTGACAGAAGGCTATGTCATGAGTAACCTCATTCGACTTGGACTGGCTGCTGTAATTGTGCTAATAATGGGAGGCTTCCTGGTTGAAGCCTGGCATAGCCAGAGGCTGTCTCCAAATAGACCCTGGTAA